Sequence from the Clostridium butyricum genome:
TATAGTTAACAAAATAAATATCAAAATTGTTTGGAAGTTCTTTTAATTTTTCTGATAATGCTCTTCCTTCATCATTATCTTCTATAACAAGTTTATGATCAAATGTTTCCTCAATATTCTTCAGTGCATTTTTAAAATTGGAAAAATCATCTACCATGCCTCTGCACTGACCACACTCATGTAAGGTTTCACTTCCTATTTTAGCAATAAGCCTATATCTGTGCCCGTGTATATTAGAGCACTTTCCATTATACCCACTCAAATAATGAGCCATATCAAATTGAACTTCACTTTTTAACTTAAACATAAATAATCTCCTCTTAATATATAAATTTGTTTAAGCTGCCAATCTAAAAATAAATCTTTAAAAATAAAAGCTGAAATTAATAAACTTCAGCTTTTACCTTGCAATACTACAATTAAAATTCACATAAAAAACCTGTTTATTATTTTTACCATAATAAACAGGCCTGTATAATCTAAAAATTTTATTCAAGATCAATAGCCTAGTTTTATTTAAGGACAGGATGGTCTAAATGAACTGTCCATTATTAAATTACTTTGACATGATATCATATTTGCTTATTTTTTTCAATCTTAACAAAATAATTTATAAATAACACATCTATTTCCACATTAATTAATAAAAATGAGTATCCATAATTGCATTCATTGTCACATCTTAATTGCGAATTACAATATATGTCATAGAAAATCCATTAAAATATATTATTTCTTAATGAATATTAATGTGTTATAATTAGCATTAATGTGCAAATTATAAACATATTAAGGAGGTCTTTTTTTGGAAAACAAAACAGGAATTGTACATAAGTTTGCTTACAGTTTTTTTAACTTTAAAGCATACAAGGATTTTTTATCTCAAGGATTATTGAAAGCTCTTTTCTATTTATTTATTGTATCAACAATATTCTCAACTTTGGGAAATATAAGCACTTTAGCTACACTTAATGATGATGTTACAAGATTAGAAAATAAATATGTAAAAGAAGCCCCTGAATTCGAACTTAAAAACGGTGTTCTTTCTATTGATTCAAAAGAACCTGTAATTTATAAATATACTGGTGATTCACCAATATTAAACATTCTTATTAAAGATTTCACTTTAGGAGATGTACTTATTGCTGATACAAATGGGACAACTGATGTTTCATCTTTAGATGAATATAACAGTGGTACATACATAAATTCAACATCTATACACTCTAAAAAGAATGGTTCCATAATTGCAAGTATTAACTTTTCAGAAAATACTTCTATAGCTTTAAATAAGGATATGCTAACATCTTATTTTTCACTATTAAAAGTAGCTTTTGCACTTTCTCTTTTAATAGTTGGCCCTATGCTTGCATTTATAAATAATTTGGCTGCAATATTTATTATTATTGGACCAATGACTTTAATTTTCAGTAAAAATTCTAAAGAAAATTTGGGATATCTTAAGTGTTGTATTATAAGTATATATTCTATAACCCTTCCTCTTGTTCTTGAATCATTAGCCACAATAACAAATCTTTATTCATCTGAATTTGTATTTGTATTTTATATTGTTGCTTTTCTTTACAGTTCTCTTGCTGTAAAGAATTTAGGTTCACACAAAAAAATAGATACTGTACTTTAATTAATCTTCAGTTAATATTTTATATAAAAAGCAGCTTTTCTCAAAGAATCGCTGCTTTTTTAATTTTTACTTCATAATAAACTCTAGTAAGTTACTTTAATAATATTTTATAAATACATGTTAATTCCATTTACTTTTAAGTATTCATGTTGTTTTTGATAATCTGGAAGAATACTCTCTACCCTCTTCCAAAAGTTCTTTGAATGATCTCTATGTTCAAAGTGGCACATTTCATGAACGACTATATATTCAATAACATCTTCTCTTGCCATGCTGCATCTCCAGTTAAAAAGTATTGCATTTTTTCCAGTACAGCTAGCCCATCTTCTTTTTTGTTCTTTAACCTTAATATCACTGACTTTATCCACAAAATAATTTTCATATTTTTTGATTTTTTCTTTTACAATTTCCATGGTTTTTTCTCTATACCATTTTTCCATTGCCACTTTCATTTCTTCTTCATTATTTGTATTTGTATATATTATAAAATGCAATTTAGGATATGGACTTTTTAGGGTTTTTCCACCAAAAGAAATTCTTATGCTTTTAAATGATTCATCATAAATTATATGAATTGGATATTCATTTCCAAGATACATAAATGTATTTCCATCTTTAAATTCTCTTACAATTTTCCCCTCATACTTTTTTATCATGTGATCTTGTTTTTCAATTATCCAATCAGCTTTTTTCCTTACGAACAACTCTACTGTTTCACTACTCACTCTTGATGGCGTTATTACTGTAACTTTTCCATCTATGTCTACTTTAATGCATGCAGTCTTTCTTTTTCTTTTAATTATATCAAATTCTATGACTCTATCTTTATATTCAATATTCATAAATTCACCTATATTCTTTTAAACTCTTAATATACATAAATAATATTATAATATATATCCCAACTATATTAAAAGCAAAAAACTATGACTAATTTAATAATCATAGTTTTCTTATTGAAAATATACTTATTATATTTTTCTTCCTAGTATAACTGCACTTTTTTCTAGTACATTAATTTCATTTTTGCAGTCTACTTTAGTTTTAAATATCTCAGAACTATCTTTATTTATTAAAAGCTGCCATTTTCCATCTGGAATATCTAGCTTAACATCTTTTTCAGAACTATTATAAACAACATAAAGTTCATTCCATAATCCATCATTGTTATTACTATTTTTTATTGTAAATGCAACTACATTTTCCATTTTGGTTTCTATGAATTTAACATTTTTAACACAATCAGCTGTATTTATATATAAATTTTTTATCTTTTTCCTAAGTTCAATAAGCCCTTTATAATATTCAACAAGTTCATGATATTCATAAGCTCTGCTCCAGTCTAACTTATTAAGGTCTGCCGATAAATTATAACTGTTATCTTCTCCCTTTTTTGTACGTGCAAATTCTTCTCCAGCTTGTATAAATATATTTCCCATACAAGTGAAAACTATAGCTGCTGTTAACTTATTAATATCAATAAGTTCTTTATCCTTTACGCAGTAATCCTTATTTTCCCTCATTGTTTCTATTAATTTATCATACAAAGTAAAATTATCATGTGCTGAAACATATGAAATTATTTGTGATGGTGATTTAGGATTATATTCTTCTGAATTATCGCAATAACATACTACACTGCTTTGAATTTTCTTTTCAAGATTACTGGCCCCATTTACAAACCCAGGAATTTCCCCATAGAATACATGGCCCTTAATAGCATCTCTTGTGTCATCACAAAATATTCCTACTCCTTCATCAAGATACTGTATATTTTCTTTCAAGGCTGGAACTTCTCGATTTTCCATATTTGATGAAGATGCTCTCCATGGTTCCCCATACATTAATATATTTTTACCGTCTGGAAGTTTATCTAGTTCAGATCTTATTTCATTTATAAGATCTACATTATGAAGTGCCATAAGATCAAATCTAAATCCATCAATATGATATTCTTTAACCCAATGTAGTATAGACTTCTTAATATACTGTCCAAACATGTATCTTTCACTGGCAGTATCATTTCCACATGCAGAACCATTACATAATGTTCCATCATCATTAATTCTATAATAATAATATGGTACTGTTTTTTGGAACCATGAATCTAGTGAATATGTGTGATTATAAACAACATCCATAACAACACGTATACCTGCATTATGAAGTGCTAAAATCATTTCCTTGAATTCCTTTATTCTTACCATACCATCATATGGATCTGTAGCATATGATCCTTCTGGAACATTATAATTCAAAGGGTCATACCCCCAATTAAATTGTTCATCATCTCCACTTTCATCTACAGATCCATAATCAAAACATGGCATAAGCTGAACATGGCTTACTCCAAGCTCTTTTAAATAGTCAATTCCAGTCTTGTGAATTCCATCATTTTTTAATGTTGTCCCTTTTTCAGTAAATGCAAGATATTTCCCTCTATGTTCATGACTTATTCCACTATTCTCATCATAAGAAAAGTCTTTTATATGAAGTTCATAAATTATTGTTGCATCATAATTCTTAACTCCAAAAACATCTTTTTCAAACCCTTTGGGATTTGTCTCATTCATGTCTACAATCATGCTTCTCTTGCCGTTAACACCACATCCTACGGCATATATATCCGCTGTTTCATTGGTTTTTCCATCTACTTGAATTTTATAGTCATAATATACTTTATTTAAATCTCCTATAAGTTCTTTCTTCCATACCCCTTTATCACATTTCTCCATATAAAAGATTCCCAAATCCTCAGCATATTTTTCTTCATCGCTACCTGTTTTGTATAATCTTAACACTACACTTTCAGCTGTTGGAGCCCATATTTTAAATATAGTTTTTTCTTTTGTGTATGTTATTCCCAAATCATCCTTATCATAAAGATATTTTTCCTTAAACTCCTCTGAAGAATAGTATTTTTTATAATCTAAAGGTTTCATTTTATATAGCTCCTCCTCTATTTTCTAAAAGATAATAAACTTTTAGTATTTCTGATACACTCCATGCTTGTGCAAAGCATCCTTTTGAAATTGTTGGATTCTTTCCATCATATATTTCCGGAAGCTGACCAACGCAACCTTCTCTCAATGATGCTTCAATAACTTGAAGCTGTAACTCTACATTTTTAACTGCATCTTCTGAATAGTCATACACCTTGAGATATGCTGCGTAATATGCGCCTAGAGGAAATACCCATACTGTTCCTTGATGGTATGCCATATCCCTATTAAACTGCTTTCCTCCATAAAATCCTTTAAATTCGCTATCTTCCATATCTAATGTTCTTAATCCGTATGGAGTATACAGTTTTTCAAATATAGTATCTAAAACTTTTATTTCTTTTTCTTTATCAAGCATTGTATAGTTCATTGAAAGTGCCCATATTTGATTGCATCTTATTTGTTTATCATGATTATTTTCACACATTGTTTCTACATTATGTGATAATGAAACTATATCATTAAGGCAATTATTTTCTTCATTCCAAAACTTAATATTAAAACTTTCTTTTACCTTTTCTGATAAAACTAAATAATCTTTAGGTTCATTTTTAGTAATAGTTGAAAATTCATCCATAATCCTAAGTGCATTGTACCAATAAGCATTTATTTCAACTGGCTTTCCATGTCTTGGCGTAGGAAGTATGTCATTTATCCTTACGTCCATCCAAGTTACTTGGTCTAAACCTTTTCCTGCACATATAAGTCCATCATCATCCATAAAAATCCCAAAATCGGTTCCTTTTCTATACCATAAAATTATATCTTCTAAAACTGGATATAATTCTTTTATAAACTCAATATCTCTTGTTATCTTATAATAGTCATACAATGCATTTATAAATAAAAGTGATGCATCCACAGTGTTATACCATGCTTTTTCACTTCCTTCTGGAAAAAGATTAGGCATAAGACCTTTTTTACAATAGTGTGTAAATGTCCTAAAAATACTTTTTGCATTTTCAAACTGACCTGTATATATGCAGCAACCTCCAAGGGATATCATAGTATCTCTTCCCCAATCACCAAAAAAAGGATATCCTGCAATAATAGACTTCCCATCTGTAGAATCACGATTTACAACAAACATATCTGCACTTTTAACAAGCATCTTTCCAATTTCACTTTTAATATTACTTTTATCAATAAGATTCTTTCTATAAATAACAGCATCATCTATTATTTTTTCAGCGCATTCATTTATTTCTTCCATACTATAAATAATATAAAATTCCTTATTTTCCTTAGCTGAAAGATTAAATTCTATTTTATGATTATGTGCTGCACAACCAATTTCATCTCTTCCATCACGCTCATCATGTGAAAATAATATATCATCTTCATATTTAGTATCATAATTTACAATTTCTCCATTAGTCTTGTAATTTAATTTAATGTTATTACTTATAATAGAATTATTATCAATATTAAATGTTTGACTTTTCTTTAAAATCTCTCCCTTTGGAACAAACTCCATATAAGGTGTTACTTCAAATTTAACTTTATTTTTAGTGCAATTTCTTACTTCATAAATTACAGCAATAGTGTTTTCTTTTTGCTTAAGTGCTATTTTTTTATTTATCTGAACTCCGTCTGCATCATATAACCACTGTGGTATGTCCTCAAAGGAAAATGAACTTTCATACAAATATCCAATTCTATTCTTTTTAGAATTTACATATTCTTGAGTCATAAGATCGTATACATTACCATTTGTGACTAATTTTTCTCCCAAATTTAAAATCATGTTATATCTATTATTCGGTGCTTTTATACATGACATAAAAAAAGCATGATCATTCCTTGCACTTGATCCTGTTATAGTAAGAGATGAAAATCCACCTAGACCATTTGTAAGTAGATAACAATTTTCCATACCTCTTTCCATAGTGCTCCAATCATTTTTTCCATAAACAAACTTCATAATATATTCCCCTTCTATTTTATACTTATATCAAACTACACAATTCATAATATTTTTCATCAATTTAAAATGCACAACCAACAATATGCATTTTTTAATATATGCTGTGTAAATACATTTTTAATTAGTGAATTTCTCCATATAAAGTCACACTAATTTTTACACTGTTTACTGTTAATCGTACATTTAGATAATTTCTATTTAATTTTTTCAGTGTTTTTATTTATTTCATTTTGAACTTCATCAGTTATCTTTCTTCCGCCTTCTTTATACCATCTGTCAACAAAATCATCAAAATAATCTATAGGCTCTTCACCAGTTATTATTTTAAGATATGCCTGCTTTTCTAAATCTTCCAGTTTCCACCATAATTTCGACATAGTCTCTGTTTCCTTATTATAAAAATAAGTTTTAATAATTTTCACCTTAGATCTATCAAGAAGACCACCAGCATCCATTCTTGATGTGTATGCCGCCCAGTCTTGTGGCGTAGCATTTTGAGGATCATTAAGATATCTCTTAACCTGCTCATAATAAGAGTATTCTATGAGCTGCAGACTATTACTATCCATTTCCCCATTTAACACCGAATTTATGTTTCTATAGGATTTTATAACAGCATCCTTGTAATCAATATTAATTCCTAGAGGACGTGCAGTAGGATCTACATTATCCCTATAATACTGCTTTATTTCTTGCGCTGAATCATTATTACTATTGAAATAATCAAATAGTACACTACTTATTTTCATTACAACCTCTGGATGCTCATACCCCTTTCTTACTACCACATATTTTTTATTAGGATTTTGTATACAAAAACTTGTACTTCCATCTTCATCTGTAGGTATCATATATGGCTCCCAGTCTGCACTTTTATCATTCTTGATACTATCCATAAGTGGATTGTTAGGTGCCCACCATAAGCTAAAGAAAGAGCCACATTTTCCATTAATGATCATATCTTGAATATTACTTTGAGTACGCACTAAAAACTTATTATCAAGAATTCCCTTATTATATAGCTTACTCATATAACTCAATGCATTTTTAGCATTATTTGTTACAGATCCATACACTATATTTCCATTTTCATCTTTAATCCATTGTTTTGGATATGCATTATATTTTGAAAAAATAATATCAGTCTGAAACATATAACTGTATCCATTATCACTTGTAACTTCTGGAGCACAAGCAAGTCCTATTGTATTCCCTGGTCCATTTCCACCTGGATCTTTAGTTATAAATTCATATATTATTTTTTCAACATCATCTAATGTTTTAGGAGCATCAAGCCCTAATCTATCCATCCAATCCTTTCTAAGCCATATCATGTTAGGCCCTGAATCAATACTAGTTTCAGGAAGAGCCATAAGCTTTCCATTAAAAGTTGAACTTTCAAATATTCCCTCACCATAGCTTTTGTATATATCTTTTATTCTGTCACTTGCACATTTTTCATAAACATCTGTAAGATCTTCAATCATATCTTTTTCAACAAGCAATTTAAGATAATCATAATTGTCTACAAACATGATATCAGGAATATTTTCTTCTGATATAGCCATAGCAACCATATTATTATAATTAATATCCTGTGCTTCAAAAGAATCTTTATTTTGAACATTAATTTTTTCCTTTAGATATCTAGTATATGCATTATTTTCATATGTATCTCCGCCTGGCATATTTGAATTGTTTGCTCCAATTATCTTTCCTAATGTGTATGTTATTGTTTCTGGATATTTTCCAAATGGAGTTATGCACGCTTCTTCATATTGATTATCTCTATCTGAATTATTATTTTGAACTTCAGAATATTCAAAGCATCCAAGTAAGCCCTGACAAAAATATATTACTATTAGAAGCATTGTTATAACTTTTTTCATGTTTTTCCTCCTAATTTATACATCCTCTT
This genomic interval carries:
- a CDS encoding 6-pyruvoyl trahydropterin synthase family protein, translated to MFKLKSEVQFDMAHYLSGYNGKCSNIHGHRYRLIAKIGSETLHECGQCRGMVDDFSNFKNALKNIEETFDHKLVIEDNDEGRALSEKLKELPNNFDIYFVNYRPTAEEMSRDIFNRLKDMGLSVCEVELFETPNNSCIYSE
- a CDS encoding DUF1189 domain-containing protein, encoding MENKTGIVHKFAYSFFNFKAYKDFLSQGLLKALFYLFIVSTIFSTLGNISTLATLNDDVTRLENKYVKEAPEFELKNGVLSIDSKEPVIYKYTGDSPILNILIKDFTLGDVLIADTNGTTDVSSLDEYNSGTYINSTSIHSKKNGSIIASINFSENTSIALNKDMLTSYFSLLKVAFALSLLIVGPMLAFINNLAAIFIIIGPMTLIFSKNSKENLGYLKCCIISIYSITLPLVLESLATITNLYSSEFVFVFYIVAFLYSSLAVKNLGSHKKIDTVL
- a CDS encoding M48 family metallopeptidase, with product MNIEYKDRVIEFDIIKRKRKTACIKVDIDGKVTVITPSRVSSETVELFVRKKADWIIEKQDHMIKKYEGKIVREFKDGNTFMYLGNEYPIHIIYDESFKSIRISFGGKTLKSPYPKLHFIIYTNTNNEEEMKVAMEKWYREKTMEIVKEKIKKYENYFVDKVSDIKVKEQKRRWASCTGKNAILFNWRCSMAREDVIEYIVVHEMCHFEHRDHSKNFWKRVESILPDYQKQHEYLKVNGINMYL
- the pulA gene encoding type I pullulanase — protein: MKPLDYKKYYSSEEFKEKYLYDKDDLGITYTKEKTIFKIWAPTAESVVLRLYKTGSDEEKYAEDLGIFYMEKCDKGVWKKELIGDLNKVYYDYKIQVDGKTNETADIYAVGCGVNGKRSMIVDMNETNPKGFEKDVFGVKNYDATIIYELHIKDFSYDENSGISHEHRGKYLAFTEKGTTLKNDGIHKTGIDYLKELGVSHVQLMPCFDYGSVDESGDDEQFNWGYDPLNYNVPEGSYATDPYDGMVRIKEFKEMILALHNAGIRVVMDVVYNHTYSLDSWFQKTVPYYYYRINDDGTLCNGSACGNDTASERYMFGQYIKKSILHWVKEYHIDGFRFDLMALHNVDLINEIRSELDKLPDGKNILMYGEPWRASSSNMENREVPALKENIQYLDEGVGIFCDDTRDAIKGHVFYGEIPGFVNGASNLEKKIQSSVVCYCDNSEEYNPKSPSQIISYVSAHDNFTLYDKLIETMRENKDYCVKDKELIDINKLTAAIVFTCMGNIFIQAGEEFARTKKGEDNSYNLSADLNKLDWSRAYEYHELVEYYKGLIELRKKIKNLYINTADCVKNVKFIETKMENVVAFTIKNSNNNDGLWNELYVVYNSSEKDVKLDIPDGKWQLLINKDSSEIFKTKVDCKNEINVLEKSAVILGRKI
- a CDS encoding amylo-alpha-1,6-glucosidase — translated: MKFVYGKNDWSTMERGMENCYLLTNGLGGFSSLTITGSSARNDHAFFMSCIKAPNNRYNMILNLGEKLVTNGNVYDLMTQEYVNSKKNRIGYLYESSFSFEDIPQWLYDADGVQINKKIALKQKENTIAVIYEVRNCTKNKVKFEVTPYMEFVPKGEILKKSQTFNIDNNSIISNNIKLNYKTNGEIVNYDTKYEDDILFSHDERDGRDEIGCAAHNHKIEFNLSAKENKEFYIIYSMEEINECAEKIIDDAVIYRKNLIDKSNIKSEIGKMLVKSADMFVVNRDSTDGKSIIAGYPFFGDWGRDTMISLGGCCIYTGQFENAKSIFRTFTHYCKKGLMPNLFPEGSEKAWYNTVDASLLFINALYDYYKITRDIEFIKELYPVLEDIILWYRKGTDFGIFMDDDGLICAGKGLDQVTWMDVRINDILPTPRHGKPVEINAYWYNALRIMDEFSTITKNEPKDYLVLSEKVKESFNIKFWNEENNCLNDIVSLSHNVETMCENNHDKQIRCNQIWALSMNYTMLDKEKEIKVLDTIFEKLYTPYGLRTLDMEDSEFKGFYGGKQFNRDMAYHQGTVWVFPLGAYYAAYLKVYDYSEDAVKNVELQLQVIEASLREGCVGQLPEIYDGKNPTISKGCFAQAWSVSEILKVYYLLENRGGAI
- a CDS encoding extracellular solute-binding protein, which produces MKKVITMLLIVIYFCQGLLGCFEYSEVQNNNSDRDNQYEEACITPFGKYPETITYTLGKIIGANNSNMPGGDTYENNAYTRYLKEKINVQNKDSFEAQDINYNNMVAMAISEENIPDIMFVDNYDYLKLLVEKDMIEDLTDVYEKCASDRIKDIYKSYGEGIFESSTFNGKLMALPETSIDSGPNMIWLRKDWMDRLGLDAPKTLDDVEKIIYEFITKDPGGNGPGNTIGLACAPEVTSDNGYSYMFQTDIIFSKYNAYPKQWIKDENGNIVYGSVTNNAKNALSYMSKLYNKGILDNKFLVRTQSNIQDMIINGKCGSFFSLWWAPNNPLMDSIKNDKSADWEPYMIPTDEDGSTSFCIQNPNKKYVVVRKGYEHPEVVMKISSVLFDYFNSNNDSAQEIKQYYRDNVDPTARPLGINIDYKDAVIKSYRNINSVLNGEMDSNSLQLIEYSYYEQVKRYLNDPQNATPQDWAAYTSRMDAGGLLDRSKVKIIKTYFYNKETETMSKLWWKLEDLEKQAYLKIITGEEPIDYFDDFVDRWYKEGGRKITDEVQNEINKNTEKIK